The Streptomyces tendae genome has a window encoding:
- a CDS encoding DUF3073 domain-containing protein — MGRGRAKAKQTKVARQLKYNSGGTDLSRLAEELGASPSNQPPNGERFEDDEQDDDLYARYADLYEDDDEDEDGPSSQRRRGA; from the coding sequence ATGGGGCGCGGCCGGGCCAAGGCCAAGCAGACGAAGGTCGCCCGCCAGCTGAAGTACAACAGCGGTGGGACTGACCTCTCACGCCTGGCCGAGGAGCTGGGTGCATCGCCTTCGAATCAGCCACCGAACGGTGAGCGTTTCGAGGACGATGAGCAAGACGACGACCTGTACGCACGGTACGCCGACCTCTATGAGGACGACGACGAGGACGAGGACGGCCCGTCCTCTCAACGACGTCGCGGCGCCTGA
- the purM gene encoding phosphoribosylformylglycinamidine cyclo-ligase has protein sequence MSQNTGASYAAAGVDIEAGDRAVELMKEWVKKTQRPEVLGGLGGFAGLFDASALKNYERPLLASATDGVGTKVDIARQMGVYDSIGHDLVAMVMDDIVVCGAEPLFMTDYICVGKVHPERVAAIVKGIAEGCVLAGCALVGGETAEHPGLLGPDDFDVAGAGTGVVEADRLLGADRIRTGDAVIAMASSGLHSNGYSLVRHVLLERAGLALDARIDELGRTLGEELLEPTKIYSLDCLALIRTTEVHAFSHVTGGGLAANLARVVPDGLHATVDRSTWTPAPVFDLVGRTGSVERLELEKTLNMGVGMIAIVPQESVDVALATLADRGVDAWVAGEITERGDHTTGAALVGDYAN, from the coding sequence ATGTCCCAGAACACTGGTGCCAGCTACGCAGCGGCGGGCGTCGACATCGAAGCGGGCGACCGCGCGGTCGAGCTGATGAAGGAGTGGGTGAAGAAGACGCAGCGCCCCGAGGTCCTCGGCGGCCTCGGCGGCTTCGCCGGCCTCTTCGACGCCTCCGCCCTGAAGAACTACGAGCGCCCGCTCCTCGCCTCCGCCACGGACGGCGTCGGCACCAAGGTCGACATCGCGCGGCAGATGGGCGTCTACGACTCCATCGGCCACGACCTGGTCGCGATGGTCATGGACGACATCGTGGTGTGCGGCGCCGAGCCGCTGTTCATGACCGACTACATCTGCGTCGGCAAGGTCCACCCCGAGCGCGTCGCCGCGATCGTCAAGGGCATCGCGGAGGGCTGTGTCCTGGCCGGCTGCGCCCTGGTCGGCGGTGAGACGGCCGAACACCCCGGCCTTCTGGGTCCGGACGACTTCGACGTCGCCGGCGCCGGTACGGGCGTGGTGGAGGCCGACCGGCTGCTCGGCGCGGATCGCATCCGTACGGGTGACGCGGTGATCGCCATGGCGTCCTCCGGGCTTCACTCCAACGGCTACTCGCTCGTCCGGCACGTGCTGCTGGAGCGGGCGGGCCTCGCCCTGGACGCCCGGATCGACGAGCTGGGCCGCACCCTCGGCGAGGAGCTGCTGGAGCCCACCAAGATCTACTCGCTGGACTGCCTGGCGCTGATCCGCACCACCGAGGTGCACGCGTTCAGCCACGTCACCGGCGGCGGGCTGGCGGCCAACCTGGCGCGTGTCGTCCCCGACGGACTGCACGCCACGGTGGACCGCTCCACCTGGACGCCCGCTCCGGTGTTCGACCTGGTCGGGCGGACCGGTTCGGTCGAGCGGTTGGAGCTGGAGAAGACGCTGAACATGGGCGTCGGCATGATCGCGATCGTGCCCCAGGAGTCCGTGGACGTGGCGCTGGCGACGCTGGCCGACCGCGGCGTGGACGCCTGGGTGGCCGGCGAGATCACCGAGCGCGGTGACCACACCACGGGTGCCGCTCTTGTCGGTGACTACGCGAACTGA
- the purF gene encoding amidophosphoribosyltransferase: MPRGDGRLNHDLLPGEKGPQDACGVFGVWAPGEEVAKLTYFGLYALQHRGQESAGIAVSNGSQILVFKDMGLVSQVFDETSLGSLQGHIAVGHARYSTTGASVWENAQPTFRATAHGSIALGHNGNLVNTAQLADMVAELPKENGRAPKVAATNDTDLITALLAGQRAADGEPVTVEQAAHVVLPKVRGAFSLVFMDENTLYAARDPQGIRPLVLGRLERGWVVASESAALDICGASYVREIEPGEFVAIDENGLRTSRFAEAKPKGCVFEYVYLARPDTDIAGRNVYLSRVEMGRRLAAEAPAEADLVIATPESGTPAAIGYAEASGIPFGAGLVKNAYVGRTFIQPSQTIRQLGIRLKLNPLKEVIKGKRLVVVDDSIVRGNTQRALVRMLREAGAAEVHIRISSPPVKWPCFFGIDFATRAELIANGMTIEEIGTSLGADSLAYISIDGMIEATTIAKPNLCRACFDGEYPMELPDPELLGKQLLETELAAGTAAPAAVDAIRRP, translated from the coding sequence GTGCCACGTGGTGACGGACGACTCAACCACGACCTGCTCCCCGGCGAGAAGGGCCCCCAGGACGCTTGTGGCGTCTTCGGTGTCTGGGCTCCGGGTGAAGAGGTCGCCAAGCTCACGTACTTCGGGCTCTACGCCCTCCAGCATCGGGGCCAGGAATCCGCGGGTATCGCGGTCAGCAACGGCTCCCAGATCCTCGTTTTCAAGGACATGGGCCTGGTGTCCCAGGTCTTCGACGAAACCTCCCTCGGCTCCCTCCAGGGTCACATCGCGGTCGGTCACGCCCGCTACTCGACCACCGGTGCCTCCGTGTGGGAGAACGCCCAGCCGACGTTCCGCGCCACCGCGCACGGATCGATCGCGCTCGGCCACAACGGCAACCTGGTCAACACGGCGCAGCTCGCCGACATGGTCGCCGAGCTCCCCAAGGAGAACGGCCGCGCGCCCAAGGTGGCCGCGACCAACGACACCGACCTGATCACCGCCCTGCTGGCCGGCCAGCGCGCCGCCGACGGCGAGCCGGTCACCGTGGAGCAGGCCGCCCATGTGGTCCTGCCCAAGGTCAGGGGTGCCTTCAGCCTCGTCTTCATGGACGAGAACACCCTCTACGCCGCCCGTGACCCGCAGGGCATCCGCCCGCTGGTCCTCGGCCGGCTGGAGCGCGGCTGGGTGGTCGCCTCCGAGTCCGCCGCCCTCGACATCTGCGGCGCGAGCTACGTGCGCGAGATCGAGCCGGGCGAGTTCGTCGCCATCGACGAGAACGGCCTTCGTACGTCGCGATTCGCGGAAGCAAAGCCCAAGGGCTGCGTCTTCGAGTACGTGTACCTGGCCCGCCCGGACACCGACATCGCCGGCCGGAACGTGTACCTCTCGCGCGTCGAGATGGGCCGTCGCCTCGCCGCGGAGGCCCCGGCCGAGGCCGACCTGGTCATAGCCACCCCGGAGTCCGGTACTCCGGCCGCGATCGGCTACGCGGAGGCCTCCGGCATCCCCTTCGGCGCCGGCCTGGTCAAGAACGCGTACGTCGGCCGTACGTTCATCCAGCCCTCGCAGACCATCCGGCAGCTCGGCATCCGCCTCAAGCTGAACCCGCTCAAGGAAGTCATCAAGGGCAAGCGCCTGGTCGTGGTCGACGACTCGATCGTCCGCGGCAACACCCAGCGCGCCCTGGTGCGCATGCTCCGCGAGGCGGGCGCCGCCGAGGTCCACATCCGGATCTCCTCGCCGCCCGTGAAGTGGCCCTGCTTCTTCGGCATCGACTTCGCCACCCGCGCCGAGCTCATCGCCAACGGGATGACCATCGAAGAGATCGGCACCTCGCTGGGCGCCGACTCCCTGGCGTACATCTCCATCGACGGCATGATCGAGGCGACCACCATCGCCAAGCCCAACCTGTGCCGCGCCTGCTTCGACGGCGAGTACCCGATGGAGCTGCCCGACCCCGAGCTCCTCGGCAAGCAGCTGTTGGAGACCGAGCTCGCCGCGGGCACCGCCGCCCCGGCCGCGGTCGACGCGATCCGCCGCCCGTAA
- a CDS encoding META domain-containing protein produces the protein MDRQKHTQRMTLTAVAVLVVPLAAACGNEQAGAGSGTAEAEQPVTGVRWTVDSVTVGGTTHRAPDGAHLTLGEDGRATGSYGCNLFEARVRTDGDRIRLTDPETTLRACSDAIMAGESAVSRALGDGALKTDASDGRLTLTTGSGDTVRLSETEDSPLDGIRWTVTTPAVAGRAHLTFDKERGAVSGSLGCNQVNADATVRDGHITLGAPSLTRMMCEDSLMDAEKALTKLFSGTAAYAIDGNTLTLTSENGTEVRAVAAR, from the coding sequence ATGGACCGACAGAAGCACACCCAGCGCATGACCCTCACGGCCGTCGCCGTGCTCGTCGTCCCGCTCGCGGCGGCCTGCGGCAACGAGCAGGCCGGGGCCGGCAGCGGCACCGCCGAGGCGGAGCAGCCGGTCACCGGCGTCCGCTGGACCGTCGACAGCGTGACCGTCGGCGGCACAACGCACCGGGCCCCCGACGGCGCGCACCTCACGCTCGGCGAGGACGGCCGGGCCACCGGCAGCTACGGCTGCAACCTGTTCGAGGCCCGCGTCCGGACCGACGGCGACCGCATCCGGCTCACCGACCCCGAGACCACCCTCAGGGCCTGCTCCGACGCGATCATGGCCGGGGAGAGCGCCGTGTCCCGCGCCCTTGGCGACGGCGCGCTGAAGACCGACGCCTCCGACGGCCGCCTGACGCTGACCACCGGTTCCGGCGACACCGTGCGCCTCAGCGAGACGGAGGACAGCCCGCTGGACGGTATCCGGTGGACCGTCACCACCCCGGCCGTCGCCGGCCGCGCCCACCTCACCTTCGACAAGGAGCGCGGCGCGGTCTCCGGAAGCCTCGGCTGCAACCAGGTGAACGCCGACGCCACCGTGCGCGACGGCCATATCACCCTCGGCGCCCCGTCCCTGACCCGAATGATGTGCGAAGACTCACTCATGGACGCCGAGAAGGCCCTGACGAAGCTCTTCAGCGGCACCGCCGCCTACGCCATCGACGGCAACACCCTCACGCTGACCAGCGAAAACGGCACCGAAGTACGGGCCGTCGCGGCCCGCTGA